CTTTGGTTAACTGAAAGGGTATGGGAGCCTGAACTTGTTAAGACACTGAGGGAAGCGGGTATTGAGTATGTAATCCTCGATGACTATCACTTTATGAGCGCTGGCCTCTCTAAGGAAGAGCTTTTTTGGCCCTATTACACTGAAAATGGAGGCGAAGCAATTGTTGTTTTCCCCATAGATGAGAAGCTAAGGTATTTAATCCCATTTAGACCCGTAAACGAAACTTTAGAGTACCTCCATTCATTAGCAGATGAAGATGAGAGCAAAGTTGCTGTATTCCATGATGACGGTGAGAAATTTGGAGCGTGGCCTGGTACCCACGAATTAGTCTATGAAAGGGGATGGTTGAAGGAGTTCTTTGATAGGATATCCAGCGATGACAAGATAAACTTGATGCTCTATTCTGAGTATCTAAGTAAATTTAGGCCAAAGGGTTTAGTTTATTTACCGATAGCTTCCTACTTTGAAATGAGTGAATGGTCGTTACCAGCAAGACAGGCAAAACTCTTCTTTGAGTTTATTAAGAAACTTAAGGAACTTAACCTCTTTGAAAAGTACAGGATATTCGTTAGGGGAGGAATCTGGAAGAATTTTCTCTACAAATATCCCGAAGGGAACTACATGCATAAGCGAATGCTAATGCTCAGTAAGCTTTTAAGGAATAATCCAACGGCCAGGATCTTTGTCCTTAGGGCCCAGTGTAACGATGCATACTGGCATGGTGTTTTTGGTGGAATCTACCTCCCCCATATAAGGCGAGCAGTGTGGAGGAATTTAATTAAGGCCCATAGCTATTTGGAACCGGAGAATAGGGTCTTTGATTTAGATTTTGATGGTGGAGAAGAGATCATGCTAGAAAACGAGAACTTTATTTTAGTTGTAAAGCCGCATTATGGAGGAGCTATCTTCGAAATGAGCTCTAAGAAAAAGTATGTAAACTACCTCGACGTGGTGGCTAGGAGGTGGGAGCATTATCATAGTTTGAAAGATATTCCTGAAGGGATGAAGAGAGAATTAAGCTATGACAAGTGGCCAAGGGGAATGCTTCAAGATCACTTTCTCTTACCCACCGAGGTCCTCGATAATTACATGCTCTCTAAGTATAGGGAGCTTGGAGATTTCTTGATGAGTTCCTATCACTATCAGATTGAGGATAAGCTGAGATTGTGGAGATCTGGTAAAGTTAAAGGGATAAGCGTTGAGGTAGAGAAAGTACTAAGGCTTAACAAAGATGGGTTTACCACGGAGTATAGGATAGTTTCTAAGGAAGAGCTGGGCCTAATGTTTGGAGTTGAAATTAACTTGGCTGTTCAGGGCACCGTGGAGTATCCAGCTGAGTTCATGTCTAAGGAGATAGAGGTCAAAGACATCTTTGGTAAAGTGAAAATCGAGAGTGAAAAAGAGGCAAAAATTTGGAAATTTCCAATAAAAACATTGAGCCAGAGCGAGTCAGGTTGGGATTTTGTTCAACAGGGAGTTAGCTATACCTTCCTGTATCCCATAGAGAAAATGCTCAATATTAAATTGAAGTTCAAAGAGAGTATGTGAAGCAATGTTTTTCCAGGAAATGTTTTTAGTCTTCTCATGCAATTTTATTTTTAAGAAGAGGTGATTGGGATGGCCGAAGTTAAGCTCATAAACATATGGAAGAGATTTGGGGATGTTACCGCGGTTAAGGATCTAAGCCTAGAAATAAAAGATGGGGAATTTTTGGTTCTCCTAGGCCCTAGTGGTTGCGGTAAAACAACGACGCTTAGAATGATAGCGGGACTGGAGGAGCCTACTAGGGGCCAAATATATATAGAGGATAACCTCGTGGCCGATCCCGAAAAGGGGGTTTTCGTACCTCCTAAGGAGAGAGATGTTGCAATGGTATTCCAGAGTTATGCCCTTTATCCTCACATGACAGTTTACGACAACATTGCATTTCCATTAAAGTTGAGGAAAGTGCCGAAGCAGGAGATAGATAAGAGGGTTAGGGAAGTTGCGGAGATGCTGGGCTTAACTGAATTACTCAATAGGAAGCCCAGAGAACTCTCCGGAGGTCAGAGGCAGAGGGTTGCGTTGGGAAGGGCAATAATAAGGAGGCCAAAGGTTTTCCTTATGGATGAACCTTTGAGTAATTTGGATGCCAAGCTAAGGGTTAAGATGCGTGCTGAATTGAAGAAGCTGCAGAGACAGCTCGGCGTTACCACCATCTACGTTACCCATGATCAGGTTGAGGCCATGACGATGGGTGATAGAATAGCCGTCATGAATAAGGGAGAGCTTCAACAAGTTGGGACCCCAGATGAAGTTTACTATAAGCCAGTTAATACCTTTGTTGCGGGCTTCATAGGAAGCCCACCAATGAACTTCCTTGATGCGACAATTACCGACGATGGATTTTTAGACTTCGGAGAATTCAAGCTAAAGCTCCTTCAGGATCAGTTTGAAGTTCTTGAAGAGGAAAATATGGTGGGTAAGGAAGTGATATTTGGCATAAGGCCCGAGGATGTACACGATGCATCCTTTACACATATTGACGTTCCTGAGGAGAACACGGTAAAAGCTACCGTGGACATAATAGAGAACCTTGGAGGGGAGAAGATAGTTCACCTAAGGAGAGGAAATATATCCTTTACAGCGAAATTTCCCAAGGAGTCAAAAGTTAGGGAGGGAGATGAAGTTAGTGTCGTGTTTGACATGAAGAAGATACACATCTTTAGGAAAGACACTGAAAAGGCCATCTTTTAAGTTCCGAGACTTTCCAGGAATTTTTTGTATTCCACCTTTACCTCCTCTTTTCTGAACTTTGGTACCGCATGTTTGAAGGGGTTAAATCTCATAACATCCCTCTCGTTAGTTCCTACGTACTTTGCTATTAGTCCTACCTTAGAGTGCAACGTTGAAGGGAGTCTTAGAATCCTCTTTAGATCAACGGTTACCCTCCCATCGAAGTATGACTTTGAGAACCTGGTGGAGAGTGCGAACAACTTCGCTAGGCTTTCGATTCCAACTCCCTGGGGAAAAGCTGCAAGAATAGCTTTCCTTACGAATTCTTCGTAAATTTCCTCTTTTGATTTAAGGATGCTCTTGGCAATGCTCTTCCTTATTCCAGCATTTATGAGGTGGGGAAGCTTAATCCTCAGTATAAAATAGCCAAATCTGAGCCTAAAAGCCCTTGGATATCCATGATTTAGAACGAACCATCCCCTCTTATTCAGGAGAAGTTTTCTGAACTCTTCAACATCCTCGATTTCACTAGCAGAAACAAATGACAAAATTCTTTCCCTGGACTTCGAATCTAGCTTGAGGGCCCATTCATCCAAAACTCTAATATGGTAACCCCTTCCAGAATATATGATATGTATGTCATTGAATCCTAACTCCTCCCTTAGTATTATTACGGTATCCCTCACTATCTCCTTAGCGTCGTTTAAGCAAATTGGACATACTGTTCCTGGCTCATGCTCGCACCTTCTTAACGGTAAGTCCTTAGCATCTATGTCAAAGACGAGTTCAGTCCCTAACCATCCCTCCATTTCCTGGGGCTTCTCATAAAGTGCAACGCTGGAATAAACGGCATAGGGGGCCGTGGCCCTTATGTAATCTTCGAGATCCCTAATGTCAGTATATTGGTTTTTCCTGTCACTAGGCCCCTCTCCCGAATGATCGAATCCAAATTCCCTTAACTCTAATGTCTTCACAATGAAATCTGGTATGTCCTTAACCTTCCATTCATTGGTGTAAAAGTTCTTTCTTTCCTCTCTTGTTACCTCTCTTAGGAGCATTCCTTCTTCCCTCCAGGTATAACCTCCTTAAATAATACGTCAATGGATTTCTGATGTATTTACAGTGCTTATCGGGAGTGCACAATTGTGGGGCGTTAGCCCTTATCTTTTCACAGTTTGGGGGAAAGTACCAGGTGGAATTTCCGCTGTCTTCGAGGCTAGGATTTGCTGTATATCCAAATCCGAGGTGGTACCAGATATTCTTGATCTCATTGGGTTGATCCTCAAATAATGGAGGTGAGCATCTATTTGCGGCTTCAATTATTATCGGTAAAATTTCCTCAGTTATTACTCTAATGTCCTTTATACAGTCTTTAACCCTAACGTTCCTCCTTGGTGGGTTTGGACAGATTCTTGCATAGCTCAAAAAGCTCGTCAATAATACGGTAATTGCATAGTTCCTAATTCCCTGAGGAACACCCTTTAGGGCGTTCTTAATACAAGGGGGAAAGAACTCCGGCCTTAGTTTTCCTCCTTGAATCTCTCCGAATTTTCTTCCAAACTCTTCCTCCGCAAAGGCTTGGATTTCACCCAGAACTTTCCTGTAGAATTCTGGGAGTTCATCTCTAATTTCGTAAAGCATGTTTACGCCCCTTTCCACATTCCTCTCAAAGGCTTTGCTCCATATCCTTATTAGATCTTCCCTCTTGAGGTACACACGCCCTTCGTATATGTAATAGTTCGCTAACTTTTCATCGGGAACTAGATCTAGGAAGTCAGAGATCTTCATTGTGTACTCTGGAATTTTACCGTAAACTCTTTCAATTTTCCTTACATCCTCTGTTGGAAATTCTATGGCGGTGCTCACATCAATGCTTATCTCCTCCGGCTTGATCTCCTTTTTTCTTTTTAGTCTCTCTGAATAAATAATTAAGTTCGCCTTTTTCACAAGTTCGAGTTCTATACCATAGGGTGAGTAGGATAGGGCCCCCAATAGGGCATAGAATTGAGCTAGATCCATTACGTTATCTTGATCTAAAAACTTGTCTATCAGTTTCTCATTTTTTACTACCCTAATCCTTTCTATCACATCGTCAACGCTAACTATTTTTGGAATTGCGTCCATAAAATCATTAATTGACCCGAATCCTTTTAGTAGTTCTTTAGCTTTTTCACTAAATGGGTCGAGCATGATCATCACTAAAGCTATCAAGATAAAATGTTAACGGAGGTGTGCAAAATGGGCACAAATAAAGCTTTTTTTACCAATGAAGTTCCAGAAGATAGATATATTGCCGCAGAGAAGATATCCTCACTAAAGAAGCCTGCAACTGTCATGATAATAGGTGATGTTGACACTGGAAAGACGACGTTGACGATATACCTTGCTAACGAGCTGATTTCAAGAGGGTTTAGGGTCTCGATAATTGATAGTGACGTTGGTCAAAAGAGTATCTTGCCCCCTGCAACGATAAGTCTAGCTTTCGTCGATACTCATTTTTCTTCCCTTGAAGACCTAACACCTTTTGCTCATTACTTTGTAGGAACTATAACTCCTAGCCAATTTTTTGGCGAAATGGTAATTGGTGTAATGAAATTAGCTGAGTTGGCTAAGAAGTTTTCAGACGTCGTGCTCATAGATACTACCGGCATGATATATGGCCCTGGGGTAGAACTGAAAAGGATGAAAATAGAGGCAATAAAGCCGGATCTAATACTCGCCCTGGAGAGGGAGAATGAGCTAACCCCGATAATTAAGGGATTTGAAGATATAACATTAAAGCTTAGGGTAAGTGATAAGGTTAAAGAATTCTCTAGGAGTGAAAGGAAAGAACTTAGAAGGGAGAAATGGAAGAGATATTTTGAAAATTCAAGGATTGTTACTTTCAATGTAAATGATATCTTGGTAACTGGAACCTCAATGTTCCAGGGAAAGCCCATTGAAGAAGGAGAAAAAAATTTGCTTGAGAGGCTTTTTAAGTGGCTCATCTTGCATGGTAGGAAGCTTGGTGAAAGGTACTTCGTGGTAAAGGTTGACACAAGTGAGGGACCGAGGGTTGTTGATAAAAACGTTGTCCGGTACTTTGATTTTTCTAAGCTTAGCAATTTACTTCTAGGTTTGCTAGATAAGGAAGGTTTTTGTCAAGGAGTTGGAATACTCAAGGCTATAAATTTTAGTGAGGGGAGGCTTGAAGTCTTAACTCCAGTTAAGGATATTTCAATAATCACAGAGATAAGATTTGGTAGGATCAGAGTTAGGGAAGATGGTGAGGAACTTGGGTTGCTAGATAGGGAGGTACTTTAATACTTAAGCAAAAGGTTTATTAAATATATGAAACCATTAAAGTTTGTAAATTTCAAGAAAGGTGTAGCACTATGACAAGAGAAAGAGTGGAATTGACTAACAGACAAATAGAATTGTTGAGGAAACTGTACAGGGAAGGGAAAACTATTGAAGTTCATACCGTGGAGAAAACACAGGATGAGCTTGCCCAGGAGCTTGGAATAACAAGGCAAGCCCTAAGTAATCATTTGAAGATTCTCAAAGAGCTTGGATACATAAGAACTGGAAGGGGATTCATAGACTTAACTGATAAGGCCCTTGAGCTTCTAGGTGAAAAGAGGGGTGATGTATTCATATTTGTAAAAATCGAGCCAACAAAAAGAAAGCAAGTCTACGATACTATAAGGAAGTTGAGGGTCAAAAAGATATATCGCGTGACCGGGGATATAGATCTAATAATAGAAGCGGATAAAAGCAAACTCGATGAGATTCTTGAGGAGATAGCCGCTTTGGATGGTGTTAAGGAGACGATTACACACGTCGTCCTTGGCGTTCTCTAATAACCTCAAAAATTCTATTTTTTAACCTCTCAATGTTATCTCCGAACTTTGCTGAGATTGGAATGAATACTTTATCAATTTCACTTAAGGGTACTTCAAATTTTTCTGCTAGAAAGTTA
This Pyrococcus horikoshii OT3 DNA region includes the following protein-coding sequences:
- a CDS encoding Clp1/GlmU family protein, with product MGTNKAFFTNEVPEDRYIAAEKISSLKKPATVMIIGDVDTGKTTLTIYLANELISRGFRVSIIDSDVGQKSILPPATISLAFVDTHFSSLEDLTPFAHYFVGTITPSQFFGEMVIGVMKLAELAKKFSDVVLIDTTGMIYGPGVELKRMKIEAIKPDLILALERENELTPIIKGFEDITLKLRVSDKVKEFSRSERKELRREKWKRYFENSRIVTFNVNDILVTGTSMFQGKPIEEGEKNLLERLFKWLILHGRKLGERYFVVKVDTSEGPRVVDKNVVRYFDFSKLSNLLLGLLDKEGFCQGVGILKAINFSEGRLEVLTPVKDISIITEIRFGRIRVREDGEELGLLDREVL
- the priL gene encoding DNA primase large subunit PriL, yielding MLDPFSEKAKELLKGFGSINDFMDAIPKIVSVDDVIERIRVVKNEKLIDKFLDQDNVMDLAQFYALLGALSYSPYGIELELVKKANLIIYSERLKRKKEIKPEEISIDVSTAIEFPTEDVRKIERVYGKIPEYTMKISDFLDLVPDEKLANYYIYEGRVYLKREDLIRIWSKAFERNVERGVNMLYEIRDELPEFYRKVLGEIQAFAEEEFGRKFGEIQGGKLRPEFFPPCIKNALKGVPQGIRNYAITVLLTSFLSYARICPNPPRRNVRVKDCIKDIRVITEEILPIIIEAANRCSPPLFEDQPNEIKNIWYHLGFGYTANPSLEDSGNSTWYFPPNCEKIRANAPQLCTPDKHCKYIRNPLTYYLRRLYLEGRRNAPKRGNKRGKKELLHQ
- a CDS encoding alpha-amylase/4-alpha-glucanotransferase domain-containing protein, with the translated sequence MPRINFIFGVHNHQPLGNFEWIIKRAYEKAYRPFLETLEEYPNMKVAVHISGVLVEWLERNRPEYIDLLKSLIKKGQVELVVAGFYEPILVAIPEEDRVEQIKLSKGWARKMGYEARGLWLTERVWEPELVKTLREAGIEYVILDDYHFMSAGLSKEELFWPYYTENGGEAIVVFPIDEKLRYLIPFRPVNETLEYLHSLADEDESKVAVFHDDGEKFGAWPGTHELVYERGWLKEFFDRISSDDKINLMLYSEYLSKFRPKGLVYLPIASYFEMSEWSLPARQAKLFFEFIKKLKELNLFEKYRIFVRGGIWKNFLYKYPEGNYMHKRMLMLSKLLRNNPTARIFVLRAQCNDAYWHGVFGGIYLPHIRRAVWRNLIKAHSYLEPENRVFDLDFDGGEEIMLENENFILVVKPHYGGAIFEMSSKKKYVNYLDVVARRWEHYHSLKDIPEGMKRELSYDKWPRGMLQDHFLLPTEVLDNYMLSKYRELGDFLMSSYHYQIEDKLRLWRSGKVKGISVEVEKVLRLNKDGFTTEYRIVSKEELGLMFGVEINLAVQGTVEYPAEFMSKEIEVKDIFGKVKIESEKEAKIWKFPIKTLSQSESGWDFVQQGVSYTFLYPIEKMLNIKLKFKESM
- the priS gene encoding DNA primase catalytic subunit PriS; protein product: MLLREVTREERKNFYTNEWKVKDIPDFIVKTLELREFGFDHSGEGPSDRKNQYTDIRDLEDYIRATAPYAVYSSVALYEKPQEMEGWLGTELVFDIDAKDLPLRRCEHEPGTVCPICLNDAKEIVRDTVIILREELGFNDIHIIYSGRGYHIRVLDEWALKLDSKSRERILSFVSASEIEDVEEFRKLLLNKRGWFVLNHGYPRAFRLRFGYFILRIKLPHLINAGIRKSIAKSILKSKEEIYEEFVRKAILAAFPQGVGIESLAKLFALSTRFSKSYFDGRVTVDLKRILRLPSTLHSKVGLIAKYVGTNERDVMRFNPFKHAVPKFRKEEVKVEYKKFLESLGT
- a CDS encoding ABC transporter ATP-binding protein; amino-acid sequence: MAEVKLINIWKRFGDVTAVKDLSLEIKDGEFLVLLGPSGCGKTTTLRMIAGLEEPTRGQIYIEDNLVADPEKGVFVPPKERDVAMVFQSYALYPHMTVYDNIAFPLKLRKVPKQEIDKRVREVAEMLGLTELLNRKPRELSGGQRQRVALGRAIIRRPKVFLMDEPLSNLDAKLRVKMRAELKKLQRQLGVTTIYVTHDQVEAMTMGDRIAVMNKGELQQVGTPDEVYYKPVNTFVAGFIGSPPMNFLDATITDDGFLDFGEFKLKLLQDQFEVLEEENMVGKEVIFGIRPEDVHDASFTHIDVPEENTVKATVDIIENLGGEKIVHLRRGNISFTAKFPKESKVREGDEVSVVFDMKKIHIFRKDTEKAIF
- a CDS encoding Lrp/AsnC family transcriptional regulator; its protein translation is MTRERVELTNRQIELLRKLYREGKTIEVHTVEKTQDELAQELGITRQALSNHLKILKELGYIRTGRGFIDLTDKALELLGEKRGDVFIFVKIEPTKRKQVYDTIRKLRVKKIYRVTGDIDLIIEADKSKLDEILEEIAALDGVKETITHVVLGVL